One Lentibacillus cibarius DNA window includes the following coding sequences:
- a CDS encoding alpha-ketoacid dehydrogenase subunit beta, with translation MPVQSYIQAITTALREEMQRDEKVFILGEDVGKKGGVFGTTKGLYDEFGEYRVLDTPLAESAIAGVGIGAAMYGMRPVAEMQFADFIMPAVNQIVSEAAKIRYRSNNDWDAPITIRAPYGGGVHGALYHSQSVEAVFANQPGLKIVMPSTPYDAKGLLKASIRDNDPVLFFEHKRAYRLLKEEVPGDDYVLPIGKADIKREGSDVTVITYGLSVHFALQAAEKLEEEGISTHILDLRTVYPLDKESIIEAAGKTGKVLLITEDNKEGSIIGEVAAIIAENCLFDLDAPIQRLAGPDIPAMPFSPTMEKFFMMNPEKVETAIRDMAEF, from the coding sequence ATGCCAGTTCAATCGTATATTCAAGCAATCACAACTGCTTTAAGGGAAGAAATGCAGCGTGATGAGAAAGTATTTATTTTAGGTGAAGATGTGGGCAAAAAAGGTGGCGTATTCGGAACCACCAAAGGTCTCTATGACGAATTCGGGGAATATCGTGTGCTGGACACACCACTTGCCGAATCAGCAATAGCAGGTGTCGGAATAGGTGCAGCCATGTATGGCATGCGTCCGGTAGCGGAAATGCAGTTTGCTGATTTTATTATGCCGGCTGTGAACCAAATTGTTTCGGAAGCTGCAAAAATTCGCTACCGCTCCAATAATGACTGGGATGCACCCATTACAATAAGAGCACCATATGGCGGTGGTGTACACGGGGCACTATACCATTCACAGTCGGTTGAGGCAGTATTTGCGAATCAGCCGGGACTTAAAATCGTCATGCCGTCTACTCCATACGATGCAAAAGGTTTATTGAAAGCCTCCATCCGTGATAATGATCCTGTACTCTTTTTTGAACATAAGCGGGCCTATCGTCTTTTAAAGGAAGAAGTTCCGGGAGATGATTATGTTCTTCCCATCGGAAAAGCGGACATTAAGCGGGAAGGTTCTGACGTTACCGTAATCACATACGGTTTAAGCGTCCATTTTGCATTGCAGGCAGCTGAAAAACTGGAAGAAGAGGGCATCAGTACCCACATTCTTGATTTAAGGACTGTTTATCCGCTTGATAAGGAGTCCATCATTGAGGCAGCAGGAAAAACCGGAAAAGTCCTATTGATTACCGAGGATAATAAAGAGGGAAGCATTATCGGAGAAGTAGCGGCAATTATCGCTGAGAACTGTCTATTTGATCTGGATGCCCCTATACAACGCCTTGCCGGACCGGATATTCCTGCCATGCCATTTTCACCAACCATGGAGAAATTCTTCATGATGAACCCGGAAAAAGTTGAAACAGCCATCCGTGACATGGCGGAATTTTAA
- a CDS encoding thiamine pyrophosphate-dependent dehydrogenase E1 component subunit alpha, which produces MVKNRHESLGLTDEHVLDMYKHMLLARKLDERMWLLNRAGKIPFVISCQGQEASQIGASFALDRTKDYTSPYYRDLGVVLAFGMTAKELMLSAFAKAEDPNSGGRQMPSHFGQKKNRILTQSSPVTTQIPHAVGVALAAKMEKEDTVSFVTLGEGSSNQGDFHEGLNFAGVHKLPVITMVENNQYAISVPFDKQVASENVSKRAESYGMPGVTVDGNDPLAVYKEVKKARERAIDGEGPTLIEAVAYRFTAHSSDDDDRQYRESSEVNEAKKNDALITFAAYLKEIGVLTEEVENELRSDIEKIVNEATDYAENAPYPEPESALKYVYEE; this is translated from the coding sequence ATGGTAAAAAATCGTCATGAATCATTAGGACTGACTGATGAACATGTGCTGGACATGTACAAACACATGCTGTTGGCTCGAAAGCTGGACGAACGGATGTGGCTGCTGAACAGAGCAGGAAAAATACCGTTTGTCATATCCTGTCAGGGGCAAGAAGCATCGCAAATTGGTGCATCATTTGCGCTTGATCGCACCAAGGATTATACTTCACCATATTACCGGGATCTAGGAGTTGTGCTAGCATTCGGAATGACGGCAAAGGAACTGATGCTATCGGCCTTTGCCAAAGCGGAAGATCCCAATTCCGGTGGGCGTCAGATGCCAAGTCATTTCGGACAGAAGAAAAATAGAATTCTGACACAGTCGTCACCGGTAACAACACAGATTCCACATGCAGTAGGAGTAGCACTGGCTGCAAAAATGGAAAAGGAAGATACTGTCTCGTTTGTAACATTAGGTGAAGGTTCATCTAATCAAGGAGATTTTCATGAGGGACTGAATTTCGCGGGTGTCCACAAGCTACCGGTTATAACAATGGTGGAAAACAATCAATACGCTATTTCCGTGCCTTTTGATAAGCAAGTTGCCAGCGAAAATGTTTCTAAACGTGCAGAAAGCTATGGTATGCCGGGAGTTACCGTTGATGGGAATGATCCACTTGCCGTTTATAAAGAAGTCAAAAAAGCTAGAGAACGAGCCATCGATGGTGAAGGGCCAACACTGATTGAAGCTGTTGCTTATCGATTCACTGCCCACTCAAGTGATGACGATGACCGTCAGTACCGGGAAAGTTCGGAAGTTAATGAGGCGAAGAAAAATGACGCTCTTATTACTTTTGCAGCTTATTTGAAAGAGATAGGTGTCTTGACGGAGGAAGTAGAAAACGAATTGCGTTCAGATATTGAAAAAATCGTCAATGAGGCTACCGACTATGCCGAAAATGCGCCATATCCGGAGCCGGAATCAGCACTCAAGTATGTATATGAAGAATAA
- the buk gene encoding butyrate kinase has product MSQYQPNRILVINPGSTSTKFGVFDDGKCILEKTIRHSTVELASFKHIIEQFAFRKQVILQQLDIEGINVSKLSAVCGRGGLLRPIEGGTYEVNETMLTDLRNGYNGDHASNLGGIIAHEIANGLNIQAFIVDPVVVDELQDIARVSGVPELPRKSIFHALNQKAAARKAAEEMNIPYAEANLIVAHMGGGITVGVHHNGRVIDVNNGLHGDGPFSPERAGTVPAGDLVSMCFSGQYYLDEIMKKIVGQGGLVAYLHTNDAKEVEERIENGDDEASFIYDAMAYQIAKEIGAASTVLNGNVDAIVLTGGLAYGKMFTDMIVDRVNWIADTLIYPGENELQTLYEGAQRVLQGKETAKVYPSNQDREEHSLHGERL; this is encoded by the coding sequence GTGTCACAGTATCAGCCTAACCGAATATTAGTAATTAACCCAGGATCAACGTCAACCAAATTTGGTGTGTTCGATGATGGAAAATGCATTCTGGAAAAGACTATCCGACATTCCACCGTTGAACTAGCATCATTTAAGCATATAATAGAACAATTCGCATTCCGAAAACAGGTCATTTTGCAGCAGCTTGACATAGAAGGTATTAATGTTTCCAAATTAAGTGCTGTCTGTGGGCGTGGTGGACTGCTCCGTCCCATTGAAGGCGGCACGTATGAAGTCAACGAAACGATGCTTACGGATTTGCGAAATGGTTATAATGGAGACCATGCGTCGAATCTGGGTGGCATCATTGCCCATGAAATTGCCAATGGATTGAATATACAGGCATTTATTGTTGATCCAGTCGTCGTTGATGAGCTACAGGACATTGCAAGGGTCTCTGGTGTTCCTGAACTTCCGCGAAAAAGTATTTTTCATGCGTTGAATCAGAAAGCAGCAGCACGTAAAGCTGCTGAAGAAATGAATATACCGTATGCAGAAGCCAATTTGATAGTTGCTCATATGGGCGGAGGGATTACAGTAGGTGTCCATCACAATGGGAGAGTTATTGATGTAAATAACGGGTTGCACGGTGACGGTCCATTTTCCCCAGAGCGGGCCGGGACCGTGCCTGCTGGTGACCTCGTGTCCATGTGTTTTTCTGGGCAGTATTATCTGGATGAAATCATGAAAAAAATAGTCGGCCAGGGAGGTTTGGTAGCCTACTTGCATACCAATGACGCTAAAGAAGTGGAAGAACGAATTGAAAATGGGGATGATGAGGCAAGCTTCATCTATGATGCCATGGCTTATCAAATTGCTAAAGAGATTGGGGCGGCAAGTACAGTACTGAACGGAAACGTCGATGCGATCGTTTTGACTGGCGGTCTGGCGTATGGGAAGATGTTTACTGATATGATTGTTGACCGGGTTAATTGGATTGCTGATACGCTTATTTATCCTGGAGAAAATGAACTCCAGACATTGTACGAAGGTGCACAGCGAGTTTTACAAGGAAAAGAAACAGCAAAAGTATATCCATCTAATCAAGATAGAGAGGAGCATTCGTTACATGGCGAAAGATTATGA
- a CDS encoding Leu/Phe/Val dehydrogenase: MEIFPYMEESDYEQLVFCQDKNSGLKAIIAIHDTTLGPALGGTRMWSYDSEADAIEDALRLARGMTYKNAAAGLNLGGGKAVIIGDPKKDKNPEMFRAFGRYIQSLNGRYITAEDVGTTVGDMDLIYMETDFVTGTSAEFGSSGNPSPVTGYGLYKGMKAAANEAFGSDSLEGKTVAVQGVGNVAYTLCEHLYAEGANLIVTDINKEAIKRAEDAFGAKAVAPDDIYSAECDIFAPCALGAAINDETIPQLKAKVIAGSANNQLKSDKHGELLHEKGIVYAPDYVINSGGVINVSDELNGYNKDRAMKKVDTIYDNLSKVFAISRRDNIPANIAADRMAEERIQSLKASRGQFLLNGHHTLSRR; this comes from the coding sequence ATGGAAATATTTCCGTATATGGAAGAAAGTGATTATGAACAGTTAGTATTTTGTCAAGACAAAAATTCCGGGCTGAAAGCAATTATTGCGATACATGATACAACGCTAGGTCCGGCTTTGGGCGGAACAAGAATGTGGTCCTACGATTCAGAAGCTGACGCTATAGAAGATGCGCTTCGTCTGGCAAGAGGTATGACATACAAAAATGCAGCAGCGGGTTTAAATCTCGGTGGAGGCAAGGCAGTTATTATTGGTGACCCAAAAAAAGACAAAAATCCGGAGATGTTTCGCGCTTTCGGACGATATATACAAAGTCTTAACGGACGATATATAACTGCAGAAGATGTAGGTACAACTGTCGGCGATATGGATTTGATTTATATGGAAACAGATTTTGTTACAGGAACTTCAGCGGAATTCGGCTCATCCGGTAATCCATCACCTGTTACAGGCTATGGACTATACAAGGGCATGAAGGCTGCAGCAAACGAAGCATTCGGTAGTGATTCTCTTGAGGGTAAGACTGTTGCAGTGCAAGGTGTCGGTAATGTTGCTTATACATTATGTGAACATTTGTACGCGGAAGGTGCTAACTTAATTGTCACTGATATCAATAAAGAAGCAATCAAACGTGCTGAAGATGCGTTCGGTGCCAAAGCGGTTGCCCCGGATGATATTTACAGCGCTGAATGTGACATTTTTGCCCCGTGTGCGTTGGGTGCTGCAATTAATGATGAAACTATTCCGCAGCTAAAAGCAAAAGTAATTGCAGGTTCTGCCAACAATCAATTGAAATCAGATAAACACGGAGAACTCCTTCACGAGAAAGGAATCGTTTACGCACCAGATTATGTCATCAACTCAGGTGGCGTTATCAATGTCTCTGATGAGTTGAACGGTTATAATAAGGATAGGGCGATGAAGAAAGTGGACACGATTTACGATAATTTGTCAAAAGTCTTTGCGATTTCCAGACGCGATAATATACCTGCCAATATTGCAGCAGACCGGATGGCAGAGGAGCGTATTCAATCATTAAAGGCATCTCGCGGTCAATTTTTATTGAATGGTCATCATACATTGAGTAGACGATAA
- a CDS encoding bifunctional enoyl-CoA hydratase/phosphate acetyltransferase: MNTLSELKQQAIYTKDKVVAVAGAADEQVLAAVKQAVDETMCSFHLFGCASEIASIAEVISLDLTSESIAITHTEVPAAAAVKDVHNREADILMKGNIPTKNVLKAVLDKTNGLRGSKVLSHVALFEIPNQDRLIFLTDAAMNIAPGLEEKVEIIKNAVRVAHGVGISDPKTAVLAAVEEINPAMQATLDAAALTQMQKRAQISGCTIDGPLAFDNAVSAEAAAQKGIKSDVAGNADILVVPSIEAGNVLYKSFMYFSGAQAAAVISGATAPIVLTSRADSSASKLNSLAMALVSEKTFQGV, translated from the coding sequence ATGAATACTTTGTCAGAGTTAAAGCAACAGGCAATATATACAAAGGATAAGGTCGTTGCAGTAGCTGGCGCTGCCGATGAACAAGTTTTAGCAGCAGTGAAGCAAGCAGTGGATGAAACAATGTGTTCCTTCCATTTGTTCGGGTGTGCAAGTGAAATAGCTTCTATTGCTGAAGTAATTAGCCTTGACTTAACATCGGAATCAATCGCAATAACGCATACAGAGGTTCCTGCAGCTGCAGCAGTGAAGGATGTCCATAACCGGGAAGCCGACATCTTGATGAAGGGAAACATTCCGACGAAAAATGTGTTGAAAGCTGTACTAGATAAAACCAATGGACTGCGAGGAAGTAAAGTTCTGTCGCACGTTGCACTGTTTGAAATTCCGAATCAGGATCGGCTTATTTTTCTGACGGATGCAGCGATGAATATAGCGCCGGGTTTAGAAGAAAAAGTTGAAATCATTAAGAACGCGGTGCGTGTGGCACATGGTGTTGGCATTTCGGATCCTAAAACGGCTGTACTTGCCGCAGTTGAAGAAATTAATCCCGCAATGCAAGCTACATTGGATGCAGCAGCACTTACACAGATGCAAAAACGTGCACAAATCAGCGGTTGCACCATTGATGGACCGCTGGCATTTGATAATGCGGTTTCTGCTGAAGCTGCTGCCCAAAAAGGAATTAAGTCCGATGTCGCGGGAAATGCTGATATACTGGTAGTACCTTCAATTGAAGCGGGCAATGTTCTGTATAAATCTTTTATGTATTTTTCGGGAGCACAGGCTGCTGCCGTTATTAGTGGTGCAACCGCTCCAATTGTATTAACGTCACGAGCGGATTCCAGTGCTAGCAAATTAAATTCTCTTGCAATGGCACTCGTTTCCGAAAAAACTTTTCAGGGGGTTTAA
- a CDS encoding sigma 54-interacting transcriptional regulator, with translation MKRVIIVGAGKGGSALLEILAKTDRMKITGVIDKNPNAIGLKKALEKSIPTGENYNDWINGDIDIIIEATGDEAVLDELLDKRSKKTVVIPGSVAYIISELMEEKETLLEQLELQANNQELILNNIHDGMIVINGDETVQFANKSAERILGLSRDQLKGRDIKHVISGSRLPHVLHTRRKEVNQKLVLENAKKVITTRIPMINDQERLLGAFAVFKDITEVMNLAEENTDLKEIKTMLEAIIHSSDEAISVVDEKGNGMMINPAYTRITGLKESDIIGNPASVDIYEGESMHMKVLQTRRAVRGVRMKVGPAKKDVIVNVAPIIVDGKIKGSVGILHDVSEIRTLTNELKRARQIIRNLEAKYSFNDIVGPSPEMKIALEQAKVGARTPATVLLRGESGTGKELFAHAIHNESDRKHNKFIRVNCAAIAENILESELFGYEEGAFTGAKRGGKKGLFEEANSGSIFLDEIGELSHHMQAKLLRVLQENEIIRVGSVSPISIDVRVIAATNVNLEKAIMTKAFREDLYYRLNRLPVYIPSLNERIDDLPELAIYLIQKLNQDYGRNIKTIEEAACTYLQSYHWPGNVRELENVIGRAMIYMDMNEEVIKKEHIPNLHPTANHKKAESSGVLTDSRSLKAAMEQYEEIYIRTVLEQNDYNKTQTANELNISIRNLYYKLEKHGIDKNGMQDFS, from the coding sequence ATGAAGCGCGTAATCATAGTTGGTGCTGGTAAAGGTGGTAGCGCATTATTAGAAATACTTGCTAAAACGGACCGTATGAAAATTACTGGTGTAATCGATAAAAATCCTAATGCTATAGGTTTGAAAAAAGCATTGGAAAAGAGCATTCCCACCGGGGAGAATTATAATGATTGGATAAATGGCGATATTGATATTATCATCGAGGCTACAGGTGATGAGGCTGTACTTGACGAGTTACTCGACAAAAGAAGCAAAAAGACCGTTGTCATTCCGGGAAGCGTTGCATATATCATTTCCGAGCTGATGGAAGAAAAAGAAACGTTATTGGAACAGTTGGAATTGCAGGCAAACAACCAAGAACTGATTCTTAACAATATTCATGACGGAATGATTGTTATCAACGGGGATGAGACCGTGCAGTTTGCCAATAAAAGTGCGGAACGGATTCTCGGTCTTTCGAGGGATCAATTAAAAGGCCGGGATATTAAACATGTTATTTCCGGCTCAAGGCTTCCTCATGTCTTGCATACCCGTAGGAAGGAAGTAAATCAGAAGCTTGTCCTGGAAAATGCCAAAAAAGTGATTACAACCCGTATACCCATGATTAATGATCAAGAAAGACTGCTTGGTGCTTTTGCTGTGTTTAAAGATATTACAGAGGTCATGAATCTTGCTGAAGAAAACACCGACCTAAAAGAAATTAAAACAATGCTTGAAGCCATTATCCATTCTTCAGATGAAGCCATATCCGTTGTGGACGAAAAGGGAAATGGCATGATGATCAACCCCGCCTATACGCGTATCACTGGCCTAAAAGAATCAGACATTATAGGAAACCCTGCAAGTGTTGATATTTATGAAGGGGAAAGCATGCACATGAAAGTGCTGCAGACACGGCGAGCTGTCCGTGGCGTACGGATGAAGGTCGGTCCTGCTAAAAAAGATGTGATCGTGAATGTTGCGCCGATTATTGTTGATGGAAAAATAAAAGGCAGTGTCGGTATTCTTCATGATGTATCGGAAATTCGGACGTTGACAAATGAACTTAAGCGGGCAAGGCAAATCATCCGCAACCTCGAGGCAAAATATTCATTTAACGATATTGTCGGCCCGTCACCTGAAATGAAAATTGCACTTGAACAGGCTAAAGTAGGTGCAAGAACACCAGCTACAGTACTACTCAGGGGTGAATCCGGAACGGGGAAAGAGTTGTTTGCCCATGCCATTCATAATGAAAGTGACCGAAAGCACAACAAATTCATTCGCGTCAACTGTGCTGCTATTGCAGAAAATATACTCGAAAGCGAATTGTTCGGCTATGAAGAGGGTGCATTTACAGGAGCGAAACGGGGCGGAAAAAAGGGATTGTTTGAAGAGGCCAACTCAGGAAGCATTTTCCTCGACGAAATCGGCGAACTGTCACATCATATGCAGGCAAAGCTGCTTCGTGTCCTTCAGGAAAATGAGATCATCCGTGTCGGGTCTGTCAGTCCAATATCTATTGATGTACGGGTGATTGCCGCAACGAATGTCAATCTTGAGAAAGCAATTATGACTAAAGCATTCCGTGAGGATCTTTATTACCGGCTGAATCGCCTGCCGGTTTATATTCCATCGCTTAATGAACGTATAGATGACCTGCCTGAATTGGCAATATACCTTATCCAAAAACTTAACCAGGATTATGGACGGAATATAAAAACCATTGAAGAGGCGGCTTGTACCTATTTACAAAGCTATCATTGGCCGGGGAACGTCAGAGAATTGGAAAATGTGATTGGGCGCGCCATGATCTATATGGACATGAATGAAGAAGTAATCAAAAAAGAACACATCCCTAATCTGCATCCAACTGCTAATCATAAAAAAGCGGAATCTAGCGGGGTGCTTACTGACAGCCGTTCGTTAAAAGCCGCTATGGAACAGTATGAAGAAATATATATCCGTACTGTTTTAGAGCAAAATGATTATAATAAAACGCAAACTGCCAATGAATTAAATATATCAATTCGAAATCTGTACTATAAACTTGAAAAACACGGCATTGACAAAAATGGCATGCAAGATTTTTCTTGA
- a CDS encoding DUF2627 family protein, which translates to MARFIAVLLLLLPGLLSALGIKLMRDTLFNEFSPIFVHAGIQFAAGFLFFLAGLAFIGGFIVRRDRKNLKKKKENGKRKRK; encoded by the coding sequence ATGGCTCGTTTTATTGCAGTGCTACTGCTGTTATTACCCGGCCTATTGTCAGCGCTTGGAATTAAACTTATGCGTGACACACTCTTTAACGAATTCAGCCCAATATTTGTACATGCCGGTATCCAATTTGCCGCCGGATTCCTGTTCTTCCTTGCAGGTCTTGCATTTATTGGCGGTTTTATCGTTCGCCGGGACAGGAAAAATTTGAAGAAAAAAAAGGAAAATGGGAAAAGAAAACGAAAATAA
- a CDS encoding aspartate kinase: MKVAKFGGTSAASGEQIKKIKSIITSDPDRKIIVVSAPGKRFEADSKVTDLLIALGNAAFANEPVDEWMEKISNRFFAISEELQIPKSVVEEIEQTIKEILSSNLPEHMKMDALKAVGEDSSAKLISAYLEISGFQAKYVNPKDAGIIVSNEPGKAKILPESLSLLADLREEDGIIVIPGFFGYTKNGQLMTFPRGGSDITGSIVAAGVKADLYENFTDVNSVYTVNPTIVQNPKEIRTLTYREMRELSYAGFSVFHDEALIPAFEEKIPVCIKNTGNPKAPGTMIVADKKPQEKCVVGIASDTGFASLYISKYLMNREVGFGRRLLQILEEEDVSFEHAPSGIDEMSVIIRETQLTPNKEDTLIRRIKSELSPDMISIDHNFAMIMVVGEGMKNTIGIANKAAAALSEANVNIEMINQGSSEVSMMFGIKADKLHQAIQSLYRTYFG, translated from the coding sequence ATGAAAGTGGCAAAATTTGGAGGAACTTCCGCAGCAAGCGGGGAACAAATCAAAAAAATCAAGTCAATCATCACAAGTGATCCAGATCGAAAAATCATTGTTGTTTCAGCACCAGGAAAACGTTTCGAGGCAGATTCTAAAGTAACTGACCTATTAATTGCATTAGGCAATGCAGCCTTTGCGAATGAACCAGTCGATGAATGGATGGAAAAAATCTCAAACCGCTTTTTTGCTATTTCAGAAGAACTACAAATTCCTAAATCCGTTGTGGAGGAAATTGAACAAACGATAAAAGAAATACTTTCAAGCAATCTGCCTGAACATATGAAAATGGATGCTCTAAAAGCCGTCGGTGAAGACAGCTCAGCTAAACTAATCAGTGCATATTTGGAAATATCAGGTTTCCAAGCTAAATATGTGAATCCAAAAGATGCGGGGATTATTGTCAGCAATGAACCAGGTAAGGCAAAAATTTTGCCGGAAAGTTTATCATTGCTGGCTGATTTGCGTGAAGAAGATGGTATTATTGTTATACCCGGTTTCTTTGGATATACGAAAAATGGACAGCTAATGACATTTCCAAGAGGTGGTTCTGACATAACCGGGTCCATTGTTGCTGCGGGGGTTAAGGCTGATTTATACGAAAATTTCACAGATGTAAATTCGGTTTATACTGTAAATCCAACAATCGTTCAAAATCCAAAAGAAATACGTACTTTAACATATAGAGAAATGCGTGAGCTATCATATGCAGGCTTTTCTGTCTTTCATGATGAGGCACTTATCCCGGCATTCGAGGAAAAAATACCTGTTTGTATAAAAAACACCGGTAATCCTAAAGCACCTGGAACAATGATAGTAGCTGATAAAAAACCACAGGAAAAGTGTGTGGTTGGCATTGCAAGTGACACAGGATTTGCAAGTTTGTACATCAGTAAATATCTAATGAACCGCGAAGTCGGATTCGGAAGAAGGTTACTACAAATACTGGAGGAAGAAGATGTTTCATTTGAACATGCGCCCTCCGGAATTGATGAAATGTCCGTTATTATTCGCGAGACACAGCTTACGCCAAACAAAGAGGATACTTTAATCAGACGGATTAAAAGTGAACTGAGTCCAGATATGATATCCATTGATCACAATTTCGCGATGATTATGGTCGTTGGAGAAGGTATGAAGAACACGATAGGGATTGCTAATAAAGCGGCTGCAGCCTTATCAGAGGCGAATGTAAATATAGAGATGATCAATCAAGGGTCATCTGAAGTATCAATGATGTTTGGTATTAAAGCAGATAAATTACACCAAGCTATCCAATCCTTATACCGAACGTATTTTGGTTAA
- the spo0A gene encoding sporulation transcription factor Spo0A has translation MEKISVCLVDDNRELIQLMEEYFEDQADIDVVGIAHNGRECLEMLEGTEPDVLILDIIMPHIDGLGVLNTIRGSQNNNDVNVIMLTAFGQEEVMKKAVDLGASYFILKPFELDNLADQIRQVHGEGTNILNQPATKKPVNKERKKKDLEASITNIIHEIGVPAHIKGYMYLREAITMVYNDIELLGSITKVLYPDIAKKYNTTSSRVERAIRHAIEVAWSRGNIESISALFGYTVNISKAKPTNSEFIAMVADRLRLEHKAS, from the coding sequence GTGGAAAAGATTTCAGTTTGTTTAGTTGATGACAATAGGGAACTCATCCAGTTAATGGAAGAATACTTTGAGGATCAAGCAGATATTGACGTTGTAGGAATTGCTCACAATGGTCGAGAGTGTTTGGAAATGCTCGAGGGGACAGAACCTGATGTTCTTATTTTGGATATTATCATGCCTCATATTGATGGGCTAGGTGTTTTAAATACTATTCGGGGAAGTCAAAACAATAATGATGTGAACGTTATTATGCTGACGGCGTTTGGTCAGGAAGAAGTCATGAAAAAAGCGGTTGATCTAGGCGCTTCCTATTTTATTTTAAAGCCATTTGAGCTAGACAATCTAGCCGATCAGATTCGTCAGGTACACGGAGAGGGCACGAACATCTTAAACCAGCCGGCAACAAAAAAACCGGTAAATAAGGAGCGAAAGAAGAAGGACTTGGAAGCAAGTATAACAAATATTATTCATGAAATTGGTGTACCAGCACATATTAAAGGATATATGTACTTAAGAGAAGCAATTACAATGGTTTATAATGACATTGAGTTGCTAGGTTCCATTACAAAGGTGCTTTATCCGGATATAGCAAAAAAATACAACACGACTTCATCTCGTGTTGAGCGTGCTATCCGTCATGCTATTGAGGTTGCCTGGAGCCGCGGAAACATTGAATCCATTTCAGCTTTGTTTGGCTATACAGTCAATATTTCAAAAGCAAAACCGACTAACTCAGAGTTCATTGCCATGGTGGCCGACCGGCTGCGGTTGGAACATAAAGCCAGTTAA